The following are encoded in a window of Acidobacteriota bacterium genomic DNA:
- a CDS encoding helix-turn-helix transcriptional regulator — translation MLRPDRLGLALRYLRNQRNLRQRDVAERAGITGSMLSGYENGKKLPALGSLDKILQAMGFTLRELVDVLEGPLPGDPPPDPDAPPAPRSALPPPVVRGSGRPSMPPLHFDLAAIFGASSELQEEEEQAFGEMLKGYCRWLRYLREMAAAREPDEDEDPEPRSRSS, via the coding sequence ATGCTGCGTCCGGATCGCCTAGGTCTCGCTCTCCGCTATCTTCGGAACCAAAGAAATCTCCGCCAGCGCGACGTCGCCGAGCGGGCCGGGATTACCGGCTCCATGCTCAGCGGTTATGAGAACGGCAAGAAGCTTCCGGCTCTGGGAAGTCTGGACAAGATTCTCCAGGCCATGGGCTTCACGTTGCGGGAGCTGGTGGACGTTCTCGAAGGTCCCCTACCCGGCGACCCTCCGCCGGATCCCGACGCGCCGCCGGCCCCGCGGTCTGCTCTGCCGCCCCCGGTGGTGCGCGGGAGCGGCCGGCCTTCCATGCCGCCGCTGCACTTCGACCTGGCAGCGATTTTCGGTGCCTCTTCCGAGCTACAAGAGGAAGAGGAGCAGGCCTTCGGCGAGATGCTCAAGGGGTACTGCCGTTGGCTGCGTTATCTGCGCGAAATGGCCGCCGCCCGGGAGCCCGATGAGGACGAGGATCCGGAGCCGCGGAGCCGGTCGTCCTGA
- a CDS encoding thioesterase domain-containing protein — MTTNTAANRWIAYRKPNPQARLRLFCLHYAGGAASAFRGWQAELPPEIEVCPVQLPGRESRLREDRLNSVEAVLDVLPGALEPFMDMPFAFFGHSMGALLSYELTVRLRRDGRSLPVRLLLSGRRAPQVPDDEPPIYDLPDDEFKAELRKLNGTPEAVLEHPELMELLLPVLRADFTLCETYEYEASDPLPVALSAYGGLSDDKVEREALEAWRERTRGAFKLRMFEGDHFFLHGPARGDLIAAVAQDLMPVLARLQGRFV; from the coding sequence ATGACCACAAATACTGCCGCCAACCGCTGGATCGCTTACCGCAAGCCCAATCCCCAAGCCCGCCTGCGCCTGTTCTGCCTGCACTACGCCGGCGGTGCCGCTTCCGCCTTTCGAGGTTGGCAGGCCGAGCTGCCGCCGGAAATCGAGGTCTGCCCGGTGCAGCTGCCGGGGCGGGAGAGCCGCCTGCGGGAGGATCGGCTGAATAGCGTCGAGGCCGTGCTGGACGTGCTGCCGGGGGCCCTGGAGCCCTTCATGGACATGCCCTTCGCGTTCTTCGGCCACAGCATGGGCGCGCTGTTGAGCTATGAGCTGACGGTGCGTCTGCGCCGGGACGGCCGCTCGCTGCCGGTGCGCTTGTTGCTCTCCGGCCGGCGGGCTCCCCAGGTGCCGGACGACGAGCCGCCCATCTACGATCTGCCGGACGACGAGTTCAAGGCCGAGCTACGCAAGCTCAACGGCACGCCGGAGGCGGTGCTCGAGCATCCCGAGCTGATGGAGTTGCTGCTGCCGGTGCTACGCGCCGACTTTACCCTCTGCGAGACCTACGAGTACGAGGCCAGTGATCCGCTGCCGGTGGCCCTCTCGGCCTACGGCGGGCTCTCCGACGACAAGGTGGAGCGGGAGGCGCTGGAAGCTTGGCGGGAACGCACCCGCGGCGCCTTCAAGCTGCGTATGTTCGAGGGCGACCACTTCTTTCTCCACGGCCCCGCCCGCGGCGACCTCATCGCCGCCGTGGCCCAGGACCTGATGCCGGTCTTGGCTCGGCTCCAGGGGCGTTTCGTGTGA
- a CDS encoding 4'-phosphopantetheinyl transferase superfamily protein: MSLRFPPVERLDPQELELAEGELHVWAVPLAPPQERVQRLEKLLAQDELDRAYRFRFERHRRRFIVGRGVLRELLGAYLSAPPEQLTFHYGDKGKPSLEPRWGGGRLAFNLSHSEELALYGLTLERELGIDVEHLRPMPDAEQIAERFFSISERDTLRRIPPERKSDAFFNCWTRKEAYIKATGDGLSMPLDRFDVTLAPEDEARMISAEGDPAKAAQWTMYHLEPADGYVGALAVPANRWRLVCRSHNP, translated from the coding sequence GTGAGCCTGCGCTTTCCCCCGGTGGAGCGGCTGGATCCGCAGGAGCTGGAGCTGGCGGAGGGCGAGCTGCACGTGTGGGCGGTGCCCCTGGCGCCGCCCCAAGAGCGGGTGCAGCGGCTGGAGAAGCTTCTGGCCCAGGACGAGCTCGACCGCGCTTACCGCTTCCGCTTCGAGCGCCACCGGCGGCGTTTCATCGTCGGCCGGGGCGTCCTGCGGGAGCTGCTCGGGGCCTATTTGAGCGCGCCGCCGGAGCAGCTGACCTTTCACTATGGCGACAAGGGCAAACCGTCTCTGGAGCCTCGGTGGGGCGGCGGCCGGTTGGCCTTCAATCTCTCCCACTCGGAGGAGCTGGCACTCTACGGCCTGACCTTGGAGCGGGAGCTGGGCATCGACGTGGAGCATCTGCGGCCCATGCCCGATGCCGAGCAAATCGCCGAGCGCTTCTTCTCCATTTCCGAGCGAGACACCCTGCGGCGGATTCCGCCGGAGCGCAAATCCGACGCCTTCTTCAACTGCTGGACGCGCAAGGAGGCCTACATCAAGGCCACCGGCGACGGGCTCTCCATGCCTTTGGACCGCTTCGACGTCACCCTCGCGCCGGAGGATGAGGCGCGGATGATCAGCGCCGAGGGAGATCCGGCGAAGGCGGCGCAGTGGACCATGTATCACCTGGAGCCCGCCGACGGCTACGTCGGCGCTCTGGCGGTGCCGGCGAATCGCTGGCGGCTGGTCTGCCGCAGCCACAATCCGTAG
- a CDS encoding alpha/beta fold hydrolase, giving the protein MKQQVEDGILWRRWEPESPAPQSPAHRGPALRGTVLLIHGLGESGLSFEVLAARLAAGGWRALVPDLPGYGKTAWRQEPQTLPQAAAELARWLEKYVRETPQLGPVVVLGHSMGGVVGTMLAEELPQPVAALVNVEGNISFDDCGFSSRIARYLPEEFPEAPFLRLLQAVYRESQDDLQEALRTYFVSMSLCDPRQLYRHAVELVELSRAEQLAERLARLPMPQIYLLGDPRGTGAHSRSLLEAAGIPWRAIADAGHWPFLDQPEAFASELWGFLEALDSDSGD; this is encoded by the coding sequence ATGAAGCAACAGGTCGAGGACGGAATCCTATGGCGCCGGTGGGAGCCGGAGAGCCCAGCTCCCCAAAGCCCAGCTCATCGTGGCCCAGCTCTCCGCGGAACCGTGTTGTTGATCCACGGATTGGGAGAATCCGGCCTCAGCTTCGAGGTTTTGGCGGCTCGTCTCGCCGCCGGCGGCTGGAGAGCCCTGGTGCCGGACCTGCCGGGCTACGGTAAGACCGCCTGGCGGCAGGAGCCCCAGACTCTACCCCAGGCCGCCGCCGAACTGGCCCGCTGGCTGGAGAAGTATGTCCGAGAGACTCCTCAGCTAGGCCCGGTGGTGGTCCTGGGCCACTCCATGGGTGGTGTGGTGGGGACGATGTTGGCAGAAGAGCTCCCCCAACCCGTGGCAGCGCTGGTCAACGTGGAGGGCAACATCTCCTTCGACGACTGCGGATTCAGCAGCCGCATCGCCCGCTATCTTCCAGAGGAATTTCCCGAGGCTCCTTTCCTCCGGTTGCTGCAGGCGGTCTACCGCGAGAGCCAGGACGACCTCCAGGAGGCGCTGCGCACCTATTTCGTCAGCATGAGCCTGTGCGACCCGCGGCAACTCTACCGCCACGCGGTGGAGCTGGTGGAGCTTTCCCGCGCCGAGCAGCTGGCAGAGCGCCTGGCCCGGCTCCCCATGCCGCAGATCTACCTGCTGGGAGATCCCCGCGGCACCGGAGCTCACTCGCGGTCCCTCCTGGAGGCCGCCGGCATCCCCTGGCGGGCCATCGCCGACGCCGGCCACTGGCCGTTTCTCGATCAGCCGGAGGCTTTTGCTAGCGAGCTGTGGGGCTTTCTGGAGGCTTTGGACAGCGATTCGGGAGACTGA
- a CDS encoding PQQ-dependent sugar dehydrogenase translates to MTSIPRFSNSDSRRAGGWRFGFLGLLILALVASASTAWAQNQEAQRTPNLVLQLVTDGVAGPISMANAGDGSGRLFIVQQEGEIRIWTGSTLLATPFLDISPLTSCCGERGLLGLAFHPNYATNGLFYVHYTDNGNDTVVAEYEVSSSDPNVANGASGDIILTQSQPFTNHNGGQIAFGPDGYLYIGLGDGGSGGDPLNSGQTLTTQLGKILRIDVDGDDFPGDPDRDYAIPASNPFVGNASALDEIWAYGLRNPWRFSFDSLTGDLFIADVGQGAIEEIDFQPGGSAGGENYGWRRMEGTQCFNPSTGCDTGNLEYPILQYGHSSGRCSVTGGFRYRGSDYPNLQGYYFYADYCTGEIWGATPDQNGDWLERYQLNAPFNITTFGEDEDGEVYVANYGGGEIYRLTDTSAADALFDDTFEGGDLGQWASSTGGEDLAVTAAAALEGSLGLEVTVNDLNQHYVVDESPNAEEHYRVRFSLDPNSLTMVQNKRHKLLTAFSSTPSRRLLTLVFRGADGTYYLLAKGHNDDNSWSKTAWIDLGTDPVILEVEWLKATSTNASDGVLRLWVDGVLQDTLTGLDFDDGEVDFVRFGVVGGLDAGTTGTFYMDSFASRRHNYIGVP, encoded by the coding sequence ATGACTTCGATTCCCCGCTTCTCAAACTCCGACTCCCGCCGCGCCGGCGGGTGGCGTTTCGGTTTCCTCGGTCTCTTGATTCTGGCCCTCGTCGCCTCCGCAAGCACCGCCTGGGCGCAAAATCAGGAAGCCCAGCGCACTCCCAACCTGGTGCTCCAGCTGGTCACCGACGGCGTCGCCGGCCCCATCTCCATGGCCAACGCCGGCGATGGCTCGGGCCGGTTGTTCATCGTGCAGCAGGAGGGCGAGATTCGCATCTGGACCGGCTCGACCCTGCTGGCCACGCCCTTCCTCGACATCTCTCCCCTCACCTCCTGCTGCGGAGAACGGGGATTGCTGGGGCTGGCCTTCCATCCCAACTATGCGACCAACGGCCTGTTCTATGTGCACTATACCGACAACGGCAACGACACCGTCGTCGCCGAGTACGAGGTCTCCAGCAGTGATCCCAACGTCGCCAACGGGGCCAGCGGTGACATCATCCTGACCCAGAGTCAGCCCTTCACCAACCACAACGGAGGCCAGATCGCCTTCGGCCCCGACGGCTACCTGTACATTGGCCTGGGCGATGGTGGCAGCGGGGGGGATCCCCTCAACTCCGGTCAGACTCTGACCACCCAGCTGGGCAAGATCCTGCGCATCGACGTCGATGGCGACGATTTTCCCGGCGATCCCGACCGCGACTACGCCATTCCCGCCAGCAACCCCTTCGTCGGCAACGCCAGCGCCTTGGACGAGATCTGGGCTTACGGCTTGCGCAACCCGTGGCGCTTCAGCTTCGACTCGCTGACCGGCGATCTCTTCATCGCCGATGTCGGTCAGGGCGCCATTGAGGAGATCGACTTCCAGCCCGGCGGCAGCGCTGGCGGGGAGAATTACGGCTGGCGCCGCATGGAGGGCACCCAATGCTTCAACCCTTCCACCGGCTGCGACACCGGGAACCTGGAATATCCGATCCTCCAATACGGCCACAGCTCCGGCCGCTGCTCGGTCACCGGGGGCTTCCGCTACCGGGGCAGCGACTATCCCAATCTCCAGGGCTACTACTTCTACGCCGATTACTGCACCGGCGAGATTTGGGGTGCCACTCCGGATCAGAACGGGGACTGGCTCGAGCGCTATCAGCTCAACGCGCCGTTCAACATCACCACCTTCGGTGAGGACGAGGACGGCGAGGTCTACGTCGCCAACTACGGTGGCGGCGAGATCTACCGCCTCACCGACACCAGCGCCGCCGACGCGCTCTTCGACGACACGTTCGAGGGCGGCGACCTGGGCCAGTGGGCCAGCTCCACCGGCGGCGAGGATCTGGCGGTCACTGCCGCTGCGGCCCTCGAGGGCAGCCTGGGCCTGGAGGTCACCGTCAACGATCTGAACCAGCATTATGTGGTGGACGAGAGCCCCAACGCCGAGGAGCATTACCGCGTGCGCTTCAGTCTCGATCCCAACTCCCTGACGATGGTGCAGAACAAGCGCCACAAACTCCTCACCGCGTTCTCCAGCACTCCGTCCCGGCGGCTGCTGACCCTCGTCTTCCGCGGTGCCGACGGCACCTACTATCTGTTGGCCAAGGGGCACAACGACGACAACAGCTGGTCCAAGACCGCCTGGATCGATCTCGGGACCGATCCCGTGATCCTCGAGGTGGAATGGCTCAAGGCCACCTCCACCAACGCCTCCGACGGCGTGCTGCGCCTGTGGGTGGACGGCGTGCTCCAGGACACCCTCACCGGCCTCGACTTCGACGACGGCGAGGTGGACTTCGTGCGCTTCGGAGTGGTCGGCGGCCTCGACGCCGGCACCACCGGCACCTTCTACATGGACTCCTTCGCGTCGCGGCGGCACAACTACATCGGCGTGCCGTGA
- the mtaB gene encoding tRNA (N(6)-L-threonylcarbamoyladenosine(37)-C(2))-methylthiotransferase MtaB: MRVFFTNLGCKLNQAELEHLARRFTAAGHQVVASVEAADVQVINSCTVTHLAARTSRKTVRQGRRKNPDLRTVLTGCYASDPDGQEAALEEVDLLVPNDQKDRLLELVEESFEPLLEPGAPESLDGASEESPSLPFGPLEFGNSRGLVKVEDGCNMRCSFCIIPFTRGRQHSRSVEECVEEVDGLGRAGYQEVVITGVQISAYRDGSARLADLVQALLEQTSVPRLRLTSIAPWQLDPRLLELWQDPRLCRHLHMSLQSGCSATLRRMRRPYTAEGYAEVLASARRAVPGLGVTTDVIVGFPGETEEEFEDSLAFTEAQHFAKIHVFPYSQRRGTSADALPGQVSPQEKKRRVARMLEVAEASHETFRRRHLGRREEVVWESRRDGWWRGMTDNYIRVFTRSSRRLPAEPTVTELLALREDGVEGVPSAG; the protein is encoded by the coding sequence ATGCGGGTCTTCTTCACCAACCTCGGCTGCAAGCTCAACCAGGCGGAGCTGGAGCACCTGGCCCGGCGGTTTACTGCCGCCGGGCATCAGGTGGTGGCTTCGGTGGAGGCCGCCGACGTGCAGGTGATCAACTCCTGCACCGTCACCCACTTGGCGGCGCGGACCTCGCGCAAGACGGTGCGCCAGGGGCGGCGCAAGAACCCCGATCTGCGCACCGTCCTCACCGGCTGCTACGCCAGCGATCCGGACGGCCAGGAGGCGGCCTTGGAAGAGGTGGATCTGCTGGTGCCCAACGACCAGAAGGATCGCCTGCTGGAGCTGGTGGAGGAGAGCTTCGAACCGCTCTTGGAGCCTGGGGCCCCGGAGTCCCTCGACGGGGCCTCCGAAGAGTCTCCGAGCCTGCCCTTCGGCCCTCTCGAATTCGGCAACAGCCGCGGGCTGGTGAAGGTGGAGGACGGCTGCAATATGCGCTGTTCGTTCTGCATCATCCCCTTCACCCGTGGCCGCCAGCACAGCCGGTCGGTGGAGGAGTGTGTGGAAGAGGTGGACGGCCTGGGGCGGGCCGGCTATCAGGAGGTGGTGATCACCGGCGTGCAGATCTCCGCCTACCGCGACGGCTCGGCGCGCCTCGCCGACTTGGTGCAGGCGCTCCTGGAGCAAACCTCCGTGCCGCGGCTGCGGCTGACCTCCATCGCCCCCTGGCAGCTCGATCCACGGCTCTTGGAGCTGTGGCAGGATCCCCGCCTCTGCCGCCACCTCCACATGTCGCTCCAGAGCGGTTGTTCAGCGACCCTGCGCCGCATGCGCCGTCCCTACACCGCCGAAGGCTACGCGGAGGTGCTCGCATCCGCCCGGCGGGCGGTACCCGGGCTGGGAGTGACCACCGACGTCATCGTCGGCTTCCCCGGCGAGACGGAGGAAGAGTTCGAGGACAGCCTGGCCTTCACCGAGGCGCAGCACTTCGCCAAGATCCACGTCTTCCCCTATTCCCAGCGCCGCGGCACCTCCGCCGACGCCCTGCCCGGCCAGGTGAGTCCGCAGGAGAAGAAGCGGCGGGTGGCGCGCATGTTGGAGGTGGCGGAGGCGTCCCACGAGACCTTCCGGCGACGACACCTGGGACGCCGGGAGGAGGTGGTGTGGGAGAGCCGGCGGGACGGCTGGTGGCGGGGCATGACCGACAACTACATCCGCGTCTTTACTCGTTCGTCCCGGCGGTTGCCGGCCGAACCCACGGTCACCGAGCTCCTGGCTCTGCGGGAAGACGGGGTCGAGGGAGTTCCCAGCGCCGGCTGA
- a CDS encoding aromatic ring-hydroxylating dioxygenase subunit alpha yields the protein MSRPLPPIDADIRRASTLPGWFYRDADLFAAAREKIFARSWQFVGDADQVRVPGQVQPVELLPGCLDESLVLTRDGEDRLHCLSNVCTHRGHRVVEAPGKERNLRCRYHGRRFGLDGCFQQMPECADAVDFPSDRDHLPKVPLERWGKLLFASLDPARPFRDLMDELERRVGWLPIDEMTFDAARSRDYLVRAHWALYCDNYLEGFHIPFVHGDLAEALDYGSYRTELFPLSNLQLGVASGAEEVFDLPADSVDAGQRIAAYYWWLFPSTMLNVYPWGVSVNVVEPLAVDRTRVRFLSYVWDESKIDGSAGAMLDRVEREDEEVVENVQRGIGSRLYHRGRFSPSREQGVHHFHRLLEEALLRKPAPSPRRSPP from the coding sequence TTGAGCCGCCCCCTGCCGCCCATCGATGCGGACATCCGCCGCGCCTCGACGCTGCCCGGGTGGTTCTACCGCGACGCCGACCTCTTCGCCGCCGCCCGGGAGAAGATCTTCGCCCGCAGCTGGCAGTTTGTCGGGGATGCGGATCAGGTGCGGGTGCCCGGGCAGGTGCAGCCAGTAGAGCTGCTTCCGGGCTGTCTCGACGAGTCTTTGGTGCTCACCCGCGACGGCGAGGATCGGCTCCACTGCCTGTCCAACGTCTGCACCCACCGCGGCCACCGGGTGGTGGAGGCGCCGGGGAAGGAACGGAATCTGCGCTGCCGTTACCACGGCCGGCGCTTCGGTCTCGACGGCTGCTTCCAGCAGATGCCCGAATGCGCCGACGCGGTGGACTTTCCCAGCGACCGCGACCACCTGCCGAAAGTGCCGCTGGAACGCTGGGGCAAGCTTCTCTTCGCTTCCCTCGATCCGGCCCGGCCGTTCCGGGATCTGATGGACGAGCTGGAGCGCCGGGTGGGCTGGTTGCCCATCGACGAGATGACCTTCGACGCGGCCCGCTCTCGGGACTATCTGGTGCGCGCCCATTGGGCTCTCTACTGCGACAACTACCTCGAAGGCTTCCACATCCCCTTCGTCCACGGAGATCTGGCCGAGGCACTGGATTACGGCAGCTACCGCACCGAGCTCTTCCCCCTCTCCAACCTCCAGCTGGGGGTCGCCAGCGGTGCCGAGGAAGTCTTCGATCTACCTGCGGACTCCGTCGACGCCGGTCAACGAATCGCTGCCTACTATTGGTGGCTCTTTCCCAGCACCATGCTCAACGTCTATCCCTGGGGTGTCTCGGTGAACGTGGTCGAGCCCCTGGCGGTGGACCGCACCCGGGTGCGCTTCCTCTCCTACGTCTGGGATGAGTCGAAGATCGACGGCAGCGCCGGAGCGATGCTCGACCGGGTGGAGCGGGAGGACGAAGAAGTGGTGGAAAACGTCCAGCGCGGCATCGGCTCCCGCCTCTACCACCGTGGCCGTTTCTCCCCCAGCCGCGAGCAGGGCGTGCATCACTTCCACCGGTTGTTGGAGGAGGCGCTGCTCAGGAAGCCAGCCCCAAGTCCTCGTAGATCCCCTCCGTGA
- a CDS encoding serine hydrolase domain-containing protein: MSQSAFPLDPVDVPLNAWPRTLDALRRGVEDGLHHGGQLYVARDGRVVADFAFGLRRQDQPMTRDTGMIWLSSTKPMAAVGIAQLWERGELELDDPVTRFVPEFGQKGKEGITLRHILTHTGGFRMLGLPWPKASWDELIERICATKIEPRWVPGERAGYHQQGSWFILGEVIRRIDGRPFDRYSREALFEPLGMDQCWVGMPAEVFRQDPERIAPLYDTAVENGEGSPGSEPGWRPFPMHREDRMTHTNPAASGTGPMHQLARFYEMLLRRGELDGQRLLLPQTVEALTCPHRVGLYDRTFKAPMDWGLGLIVNSEHYHEEDDESGPADGAAPDEARMPYGYGRHASRRTFGHSGRQSSAAFADPVHNLVVALAVNGLPGDEPHRARTQAITEGIYEDLGLAS; the protein is encoded by the coding sequence ATGAGCCAATCCGCCTTCCCCCTCGACCCCGTCGACGTCCCCCTCAACGCCTGGCCCCGCACCCTCGACGCCCTGCGCCGGGGGGTTGAAGACGGTCTGCACCACGGCGGGCAGCTCTACGTGGCCCGGGACGGCCGGGTAGTGGCGGACTTCGCCTTCGGGCTCCGCCGGCAGGACCAGCCCATGACCCGCGACACGGGGATGATCTGGCTGTCCAGCACCAAGCCGATGGCGGCGGTGGGCATCGCCCAGCTGTGGGAGCGGGGCGAGCTGGAGCTCGACGACCCGGTCACCCGCTTCGTGCCGGAGTTCGGCCAGAAGGGCAAGGAAGGCATCACCCTGCGCCACATCCTCACCCACACCGGCGGCTTCCGCATGCTCGGCTTGCCGTGGCCCAAGGCTTCCTGGGACGAGCTCATCGAGCGCATCTGCGCCACCAAGATCGAGCCCCGCTGGGTCCCTGGGGAGCGGGCCGGCTACCACCAGCAGGGCAGCTGGTTCATCCTCGGTGAGGTGATCCGCCGCATCGACGGACGGCCCTTCGACCGCTACAGCCGGGAGGCTCTCTTCGAGCCCCTGGGGATGGATCAGTGTTGGGTGGGAATGCCGGCGGAGGTCTTCCGCCAGGACCCGGAGCGCATCGCTCCGCTCTACGACACGGCGGTCGAAAACGGCGAGGGCAGCCCCGGCAGCGAGCCCGGCTGGCGCCCTTTCCCCATGCACCGGGAAGACCGCATGACCCACACCAACCCCGCCGCCTCCGGCACCGGCCCCATGCACCAGCTCGCCCGCTTCTACGAAATGCTCCTGCGCCGCGGCGAGCTCGACGGCCAGCGCCTGCTGCTGCCTCAAACCGTCGAGGCTCTGACCTGCCCGCACCGGGTCGGCCTCTACGACCGCACCTTCAAGGCGCCGATGGATTGGGGTCTGGGGCTGATCGTCAACTCCGAGCACTACCATGAGGAAGACGACGAATCCGGCCCCGCGGACGGCGCAGCTCCGGACGAGGCCCGCATGCCCTACGGCTACGGCCGCCACGCCTCCCGCCGCACTTTTGGCCACAGCGGCCGCCAATCCTCCGCCGCCTTCGCCGACCCCGTACACAACCTGGTGGTCGCCCTGGCGGTCAACGGCCTGCCCGGCGACGAGCCCCATCGGGCCCGCACCCAGGCCATCACGGAGGGGATCTACGAGGACTTGGGGCTGGCTTCCTGA
- a CDS encoding symmetrical bis(5'-nucleosyl)-tetraphosphatase — protein sequence MATYALGDVHGCYKTLRKLLRRIGFDPDHDRLWLVGDLVNRGPDSLAVLRWARDLHRQMGERLRVVQGNHDLHLQALAAGLARLRSKDMLKPVLEAKDGDRLVEWLAEQPLLHREGNWLMVHAGLLPHWTPEDAESEARRVQAALLGGSRRQLLQRPASKPAGAEAELQRSLTAFTRLRCCTADGEPTPHKGPPEEAPAGELAWFDVPGRRSSDATAIFGHWAALGLRVQPGILALDSGAAWGGKLTAVRLEDGKIFQQRAKETAHLRPDG from the coding sequence ATGGCCACCTACGCACTCGGCGACGTCCACGGTTGCTACAAGACCCTTCGCAAGCTCCTCCGCCGCATCGGCTTCGACCCGGACCACGACCGCCTCTGGCTGGTGGGGGATCTGGTCAACCGCGGCCCCGACTCCCTGGCGGTGCTCCGCTGGGCTCGGGATTTGCACCGGCAGATGGGCGAGCGCCTGCGGGTGGTGCAAGGAAATCACGACCTGCACCTCCAGGCCCTCGCCGCCGGCCTCGCCCGGCTGCGCTCGAAGGACATGCTGAAACCGGTGCTGGAAGCCAAGGACGGTGATCGGCTGGTCGAATGGCTGGCGGAGCAGCCGCTGCTCCATCGCGAGGGAAATTGGCTGATGGTGCACGCCGGCCTACTGCCCCACTGGACCCCGGAAGACGCCGAGAGCGAAGCCCGGCGGGTGCAGGCTGCCCTTCTCGGCGGTTCTCGCCGGCAGCTGTTGCAGCGCCCCGCCTCCAAGCCAGCCGGCGCCGAGGCCGAGCTCCAGCGCAGCCTGACCGCCTTCACCCGCCTGCGCTGCTGCACCGCCGACGGCGAGCCGACCCCCCACAAAGGGCCGCCGGAAGAGGCTCCCGCCGGCGAGCTGGCCTGGTTCGACGTTCCGGGCCGGCGTAGCTCCGACGCCACGGCGATCTTCGGCCATTGGGCGGCCCTGGGACTGCGGGTCCAGCCCGGTATCCTCGCCCTCGACAGCGGTGCGGCATGGGGCGGCAAGCTCACCGCCGTGCGCCTGGAGGACGGCAAGATCTTCCAACAGCGGGCCAAGGAAACGGCCCACCTCCGCCCCGACGGCTAG
- the pyrE gene encoding orotate phosphoribosyltransferase: MTSTLSTEDLSTEGLLRLRQSLAFLLWQAGAVRFQLEEPFLLASGNRSPVYVNCRQMISDPVFMGLYVACARWLCRQRKVTVDAVAGGETAGIPYAAYLAQALDRPMLYVRKKAKGYGIASKVEGSLEAGARVLLVEDLITDGGSKMGFVEALREAGGEVSDALVLFDRQQGGEGTLAEHGIRLHAVADRGTTLTVAQECGLLSPQQRDSLDHYFADPAVWHRERGYEFHPA; the protein is encoded by the coding sequence ATGACCAGCACTCTCTCCACGGAAGATCTCTCCACAGAGGGATTGCTGCGGCTACGGCAGAGCCTGGCGTTCCTGCTCTGGCAGGCCGGGGCTGTACGCTTCCAGCTGGAGGAGCCGTTTCTCTTGGCTTCGGGCAACCGCAGCCCGGTGTACGTCAACTGCCGGCAGATGATCTCGGATCCGGTTTTCATGGGACTCTACGTGGCCTGCGCGCGCTGGCTTTGCCGGCAGCGCAAGGTGACCGTCGACGCCGTCGCCGGGGGTGAGACCGCCGGCATTCCCTACGCCGCCTATCTCGCCCAGGCTCTCGACCGTCCCATGCTCTATGTGCGCAAAAAGGCCAAGGGCTACGGTATCGCCTCGAAGGTGGAAGGTAGCCTCGAGGCGGGTGCCCGAGTGCTCTTGGTGGAGGACTTGATCACCGACGGCGGCAGCAAGATGGGCTTTGTGGAGGCGCTCCGGGAGGCCGGCGGCGAAGTTTCCGACGCCTTGGTGCTCTTCGACCGCCAGCAGGGCGGGGAAGGAACTCTCGCCGAGCACGGAATCCGCCTCCATGCGGTGGCGGACCGCGGCACCACTCTGACGGTGGCGCAGGAGTGTGGCCTGCTTTCCCCCCAGCAGCGCGACTCTCTCGATCATTATTTTGCCGACCCGGCCGTCTGGCACCGGGAGCGCGGCTATGAATTTCATCCCGCCTGA